From the genome of Gemmatimonadota bacterium:
TTGGCATGATCGTGAATATTGATGAGAATATGGCCAGACTCGATGCATTTCTAAAAGAGAAGGGCCTGTATGACAATACCATTCTGATTTATATGACAGACAATGGTACTGCAAATGGCGAACCGGTGTACAATGCCGGTATGCGGGGCAAAAAAACGATGCTTTATGAGGGCGGTCATCGCGTGCCGTTTTTTATTCGCTGGCCCGAAGGTGGGCTGGGAGTACCACGCGATATTTCTGATATGACACATGGAACAGATTTTGCGCCAACGCTGGTTTCATTATGCGGTCTGGAAACTCCTGAGGGCACCGCGTTTGATGGCGTTTCACTTGCGGGTTTATTGCGGGGAGAGTGTGATCATTTGGAAGATCGCATGAAAGTGGTGCAGTATGGACAGACGGAGAACAAAGAACGGCGATTTACGGGCAAAGGTAATGCTGCTGTGTTGTGGCATCGCTGGCGTCTGGTCGATTATGAAGAACTCTATAACCTCGATGACGATCCCGGGCAGAAAAATAATATTGCAGATCAACATCTCAATGTGGTTGAGAAAATGCAAGCACACTACGATGGATGGTGGAATGAATTAGGCGAAAATTTTGAACGCTATTATCCCATTTCAATTGGGACCGATATTGAAAACCCAGCCCGATTGTCGAGTTGCGATTGGTTGAGAGTCTATTGTGATAATCCCAACGGTGTGCGTGGTTGCGTGATGGATAGTGGGATCTGGCAACTTGCTGTTTCGCAGGATGGAACCTATGAAATTACTTTGAGGCGGTGGCCAGAAGAATCCGGTTTAGCAATCACTGCACCCGCTCCTGTGATGGAAGGTGTGGATGGCACGCTGCAGGCGGGAAAAGCGCTTCTTGCTGTGAGGGCGTGGATGCAGATAGGCAAGTCTGTGCAGGAGACGGAGGTGCAGGTTGGTGACGCGGCTGTGACGATGACTGTAGATTTGGAGGAAGGGCCTACTCATTTGCAGACCTGGTGGATTGATGAAAAGGGCGAACGCCTGGCAGGTGCTTATTATGTAACGATTGAACGCGTTTCTTAAAGGTGATGATTATAATCCAACTCAAGGAGAAATACAATAGTTATACCTGTTTTTTGTCACACCGACATGAAGGGATCGAAGAATGCCAAAAGAAACACCGAATATCATCCTGATAAATTGCGATGATTTAGGATACGCCGATATCGGCTGTTATGGATCAACGCTCAACAAAACACCAGCACTCGACAGGTTGGCCGAACAAGGCATGCGTTTCGCCGATTTCTACGCTGCCGCGCCGGTATGCACCCCCTCCAGAGCTGCTATGCTGGCTGGATCCTACCCTCGAAGGCTCAACATGCATGCTTTCGACATTCGAAAAATCGATGGCTCAGGAGAGATTCTCGAACATCGGGGGGTGTTGTTTCCTGGACAGGCCGAGGGATTGAACCCCCAGGAGAAGACGATTGCGTCGGTGTTGAAGGGTGGTGGGTACACAACAAAAATGATCGGAAAGTGGCATGTGGGAGACCAGCCTGAGTTTTTACCTGCGCATTATGGTTTTGATTCCTGGTTTGGAATACCGTATAGCAACGACATGGGACTTCAAACTCGGAGCCCTGAAAAAGCCTGGGCGGAACATATCAAGGCTCCCCTGCCTCTCGTGCGGGATAGCGTGGTGGTACAAGAACAGCCCGATCAGACCTCCATTACGGAACGATACACCGAGGAGGCTGTGACGTTCATCCGAGAAAACGCTGATCGGCCGTTTTTCCTTTATTTCGCACATACCTATGTACACAACCCATTGTTCGTGCCGGAAGTCTTCGAAAGACAATCAGAGAATGGTGTCCTCGGTGCAGCAGTCGCGCATATCGACTGGAGTTTGGCGATGCTCGAATACGAGCTCGAACGGTGCGGATTGACGGACGATACACTCATTATTTTTACGTCCGATAATGGTGGCGCGAGGAAGAGTGTTAATACACCCTTGCGGGGATTCAAGGGATCGACCTGGGAAGGCGGCCAGCGAGTGAATTGCATTATGAAATGGCCTGCACGCATTCCTGCAGGAACAACCTGTGGCGAGATCAGCACCATGATGGATTTCCTGCCAACATTCGCTGACATAACTGGAGCCGATATTGAAGACGGCGTCATTCGAGATGGTCATACGATGCTGGGGCTCATGACGCAGGAAACTGGCGCGTCATCTGGATACAAAAAATTCCTGTACTTCAAGGAGGGCAATCTCAATGCGATACGGAGTGGCGACTATAAACTGCATCTCCATCTCAAAGAGCTGTACAATCTGGATACCGACGTTGGGGAGACAGACAATAAGTACGACGAACTTCCTGATGTGGTTCAGAAGCTTTTATATATGGCTGAATTAGCCCGCGAGGATTTGGGAGACGACATCGCGGGCGTTACCGGTGCAAACCAGCGTCCCTGTGGGTGGGTTGAAAACCCCAAGCCACTTACGACCTACGATCCCAACCATCCCTATATCGTCGCGTTGTACGATATACCGGGATAAAAAAAGAATATTGCCACAGCCATAGCTTTTTTTAACCCTTAAACCAGATGAGTTGATTATGTCAAAACACTTAAATTTAGATGAGCGGCTGCGCGTCCCCTACTCCATCGGCACGGGCATTCCCAAAGGCGGTGATGCAGAGATTGAGGGGTATGTACACTCGCTGCGAACCCAGGGTTTCTGCGTCATTGAGCGGGTGATTCCCAAAGATCAGGTTGACGCGGTGCGCGAGAGTGTGCACCGGGGTCGCGAGTTGTTGCAACAGGACCGCGAGGTGGAGCGCCGCAAGCGCATAGAGCTACAGCATCAGAGAGACCCCGATGCCGAGATCGACGACAGCCCTGAGCGCTTCGAAAGATGGCGCCAGGACCCGGTGAGGCCGCCGATGGCACCGCACGCCGAGTTGTGCGATATCGCGCGGTGCGAGACCTTCGCCGAGTACCTGGCGGAGCCTCGCGTACTGCGGGTTGCCAGAGCCATGCTCGATACGCACATCCGTATTTTGCAGACGGAGGTCAACAAGTCGTCGCGACCGGCGGAGAAACCGCTATCCGAGCAACAGCTTAAGCACCGCGGTTGGCATTCTGACTGGCCACACGATCTGAGCGCGTATGGGCCAAACAGCGAACATCCATGGAAGCACTGCGGCGCAGTCGCCCAGCCCTTCCCCGACGTCTGCATGGCACTATCCACGGTCTGGTACCTCGGTCCTGAAGACGTGACCCCGTTCAACGGCGGTACGTGGATCGTGCCGGGGTCGCACAAAGACCCGCGTAACCCGCGAGGTCCCGACGACGGCATTGACGCGCGCGCGCCAATTCCAGGAGAATTTCAGGTCTCTGCTCCGGCGGGCTCGGTTTTTATGCAGGACACAAGGATCTGGCATTCGACCGGGCTTAACCAGAGCGAACACGAGCGCACGGCGGTGGTATGCCGATATGGGCCGTGGTGGCTGTCTGGGAATGAGTTTGGCAACTTGCACTCGGGCGGCCACACACTAAGGACCTACGTGCCGCGAGAGGTTTTCGCCAGGTTCTCCCCGGAACTGAAGCTGCTGTATCGGCACATCGCCGAGGGCGAGGAGGATGTACTACAGTCCGAGAACCAGCACAAGGCGTTGCGCGCCAGGTTTATCGACCAACCGGAACTGCGCCATCCGGACCGCATCGGCGACAACAGCCACATCGTTGCCGGGGGCATGAGCGTTGAGGAATGGGAACGCAGCCGGGGCGAGTCTGCCAGATGACAGAACCATTGATTGTGTGCAAAATTCGGATGGGGCCATCGTTGTGAGCGATGTCGTGAAGTGGGAGATGGATGCGACGAATCCCTGGTGATAAAGAAATGAGTTGAAGGGAGTAGTGCAATGGGAAAACAAAATATTGAGAAGCCGAATATCATCTATATCATGCTGGATGAGTGGGGATACTTTGAGTGGTCCGCCATGGGGCATCCTATTCTTCAGACGCCCAATATCGACAAGATGGCGTCTGAGGGCATCCGGTTTACTCAGATGCTTGCGGGAGGCAATGTCTGTGCGCCGACGCGCTGTGCGTTGATGACAGGTCAGCATACGGGACATACAACGATCCGCGCAAATGGCGGCGGTCTGGCGCTGCGTACAGATGATATAACCATCGCTGAAATGCTCAAAGCCGAAGGCTATGCAACTGGCGGCTTTGGCAAGTGGGGCCTGGGCGATGCCGGGACAACGGGGGTGCCAGAGAAACACGGCTTTGATACTTTCTT
Proteins encoded in this window:
- a CDS encoding arylsulfatase codes for the protein MSKPNVIFVLTDDQGYGDLSCHGNPVIKTPYLDALREESVRFTDFHVSPMCTPTRGELMTGQDALRNGATFVCMGRSLINPELPTIADILSNNGYRTGHFGKWHLGDNYPYRPQDRGFQETIHHPAWGITSAADYFGNDYFDDTYRHNGEYEAFEGYCTDVWFDEAMKWIERSDEGPFFAYVATNAPHTPLWVPDKYRQPYLEQVDYPVASFFGMIVNIDENMARLDAFLKEKGLYDNTILIYMTDNGTANGEPVYNAGMRGKKTMLYEGGHRVPFFIRWPEGGLGVPRDISDMTHGTDFAPTLVSLCGLETPEGTAFDGVSLAGLLRGECDHLEDRMKVVQYGQTENKERRFTGKGNAAVLWHRWRLVDYEELYNLDDDPGQKNNIADQHLNVVEKMQAHYDGWWNELGENFERYYPISIGTDIENPARLSSCDWLRVYCDNPNGVRGCVMDSGIWQLAVSQDGTYEITLRRWPEESGLAITAPAPVMEGVDGTLQAGKALLAVRAWMQIGKSVQETEVQVGDAAVTMTVDLEEGPTHLQTWWIDEKGERLAGAYYVTIERVS
- a CDS encoding sulfatase; translated protein: MPKETPNIILINCDDLGYADIGCYGSTLNKTPALDRLAEQGMRFADFYAAAPVCTPSRAAMLAGSYPRRLNMHAFDIRKIDGSGEILEHRGVLFPGQAEGLNPQEKTIASVLKGGGYTTKMIGKWHVGDQPEFLPAHYGFDSWFGIPYSNDMGLQTRSPEKAWAEHIKAPLPLVRDSVVVQEQPDQTSITERYTEEAVTFIRENADRPFFLYFAHTYVHNPLFVPEVFERQSENGVLGAAVAHIDWSLAMLEYELERCGLTDDTLIIFTSDNGGARKSVNTPLRGFKGSTWEGGQRVNCIMKWPARIPAGTTCGEISTMMDFLPTFADITGADIEDGVIRDGHTMLGLMTQETGASSGYKKFLYFKEGNLNAIRSGDYKLHLHLKELYNLDTDVGETDNKYDELPDVVQKLLYMAELAREDLGDDIAGVTGANQRPCGWVENPKPLTTYDPNHPYIVALYDIPG
- a CDS encoding phytanoyl-CoA dioxygenase family protein, giving the protein MSKHLNLDERLRVPYSIGTGIPKGGDAEIEGYVHSLRTQGFCVIERVIPKDQVDAVRESVHRGRELLQQDREVERRKRIELQHQRDPDAEIDDSPERFERWRQDPVRPPMAPHAELCDIARCETFAEYLAEPRVLRVARAMLDTHIRILQTEVNKSSRPAEKPLSEQQLKHRGWHSDWPHDLSAYGPNSEHPWKHCGAVAQPFPDVCMALSTVWYLGPEDVTPFNGGTWIVPGSHKDPRNPRGPDDGIDARAPIPGEFQVSAPAGSVFMQDTRIWHSTGLNQSEHERTAVVCRYGPWWLSGNEFGNLHSGGHTLRTYVPREVFARFSPELKLLYRHIAEGEEDVLQSENQHKALRARFIDQPELRHPDRIGDNSHIVAGGMSVEEWERSRGESAR